A single window of Sandaracinaceae bacterium DNA harbors:
- a CDS encoding zf-TFIIB domain-containing protein, with protein sequence MTAPRTCPACGASMESRPVFGVELDICPRCRGVFFDANEPELAGVDTAALFGVGAGAATRVGADGRPCPAHGQPMVRYRIVATDGRALDVDRAACCGGVFLDAGEQSHFAAAAERAAQLAGAPPVRPSPIPSPSPSSGSAGDNVRTSTGAVFAAPPPPPSSTPGGHFGDILRGVVAHEPRSVAPLRELDPTEASDRACPRCRGPYRADRADGLEVDYCAACGSMFFDPGESEAAGAHTAAFFGVGPSAAQAAGPSELSCPACGPPMEAWRVSTLAGVLEVDRAGCCGGLYLDGGELDPFVRASRAAHHAEADALYATDGEVAGERAMIRSMASGPTLSAVTASVVRGRVDAMVMTMLRRRHRRDHHSH encoded by the coding sequence GTGACTGCACCGCGAACCTGCCCCGCTTGCGGCGCCTCGATGGAGTCGCGCCCCGTCTTCGGTGTCGAGCTCGACATCTGCCCGCGCTGCCGAGGCGTCTTCTTCGACGCGAACGAGCCCGAGCTGGCCGGGGTCGACACCGCGGCGCTCTTCGGGGTGGGCGCGGGCGCGGCGACGCGCGTGGGCGCCGACGGTCGGCCGTGTCCCGCGCATGGGCAGCCCATGGTTCGCTACCGCATCGTCGCGACCGACGGCCGCGCGCTCGACGTCGACCGGGCCGCGTGCTGCGGCGGCGTGTTCCTGGACGCGGGCGAGCAGTCCCACTTCGCGGCGGCGGCCGAGCGCGCCGCCCAGCTCGCGGGGGCGCCGCCGGTTCGTCCGTCACCCATCCCTTCGCCCAGCCCATCGTCGGGCTCCGCGGGAGACAACGTGCGCACGTCCACCGGGGCCGTGTTCGCTGCGCCGCCGCCGCCGCCTTCGAGCACACCGGGCGGGCATTTCGGTGACATCCTGCGGGGGGTGGTGGCGCACGAGCCGCGCTCGGTCGCGCCGCTCCGCGAGCTCGATCCGACCGAGGCGAGCGACCGCGCCTGCCCGCGCTGCCGCGGCCCCTATCGCGCCGACCGCGCGGATGGGCTCGAGGTGGACTACTGCGCCGCGTGCGGGAGCATGTTCTTCGACCCGGGGGAGTCGGAGGCGGCCGGCGCGCACACCGCGGCGTTCTTCGGCGTCGGGCCCTCGGCGGCCCAGGCGGCCGGCCCCTCGGAGCTGTCGTGCCCCGCGTGCGGTCCGCCCATGGAGGCGTGGAGAGTGTCCACCCTCGCCGGCGTGCTGGAGGTGGATCGCGCGGGCTGCTGCGGTGGCCTCTACCTCGACGGGGGTGAGCTGGATCCCTTCGTGCGCGCGAGCCGCGCCGCTCACCACGCCGAGGCCGACGCGCTGTACGCGACCGACGGGGAGGTCGCGGGCGAGCGGGCGATGATCCGATCGATGGCGAGCGGGCCCACCCTCTCGGCGGTCACCGCGTCGGTGGTCCGGGGTCGCGTCGACGCGATGGTGATGACCATGCTCCGCCGCCGTCACCGCCGCGACCACCACTCGCACTGA
- a CDS encoding DMT family transporter, whose product MRSPLAGTAAMGTASMGTVMIVCAATAWGTWSLFLRPTGLPATVTAPLLLLGIFVFAVPFFRFDGVEPRWDRRTLALLLAYAALDALNVGTFFAAMGVTSVAVAVLTHSVAPVLVALLAPHIEKRPTPRALPAAGLALVGLCLLLRPWEPAALTGQLGLGAALGLTSAVGYAALVFLVGPLSARIGPARTMGWHALPAALLLAPFAVADLGQVELRDVGWMAVAALVPGVLAGVAFVRGLALVGAARAAVLAFVEPVVACLVGWVCLGERLPPVALLGALLVLCAGFIVSARRRPSSGISL is encoded by the coding sequence GTGCGTTCTCCCCTCGCGGGCACCGCGGCCATGGGCACCGCGTCCATGGGAACCGTGATGATCGTCTGCGCGGCCACCGCGTGGGGGACCTGGAGCCTCTTCCTCCGGCCGACGGGCTTGCCCGCCACCGTCACCGCGCCGCTGCTCCTGCTCGGGATCTTCGTCTTCGCCGTCCCGTTCTTCCGCTTCGATGGCGTCGAGCCCCGCTGGGATCGCCGGACCCTCGCGCTCCTGCTCGCGTACGCCGCGCTCGACGCGCTCAACGTCGGCACCTTCTTCGCCGCGATGGGCGTGACGAGCGTGGCCGTCGCCGTCCTGACGCACTCCGTCGCCCCCGTGCTCGTCGCGCTGCTCGCGCCCCACATCGAGAAGCGCCCCACGCCGCGCGCGCTGCCCGCCGCGGGCCTGGCCCTGGTGGGGCTCTGCCTATTGCTGCGCCCCTGGGAGCCCGCCGCGCTGACGGGCCAGCTCGGCCTGGGCGCGGCGCTCGGGCTCACGAGCGCGGTCGGCTACGCGGCCCTCGTCTTTCTGGTCGGCCCCCTCTCCGCGCGCATCGGTCCCGCGCGCACCATGGGGTGGCACGCGCTCCCCGCCGCCCTGCTCCTGGCCCCCTTCGCGGTGGCGGATCTCGGACAGGTGGAGCTCCGGGACGTGGGGTGGATGGCGGTCGCCGCGCTGGTGCCGGGGGTGCTGGCGGGCGTGGCCTTCGTGCGGGGGCTCGCGCTGGTCGGGGCGGCGCGCGCGGCGGTGCTGGCCTTCGTCGAGCCGGTCGTCGCGTGCCTGGTCGGCTGGGTGTGCTTAGGGGAGCGGCTCCCGCCCGTGGCCCTCCTCGGGGCGCTCCTCGTGCTGTGCGCCGGGTTCATCGTGTCGGCGCGACGCCGACCCAGCTCAGGGATCTCCCTGTGA
- a CDS encoding beta-ketoacyl-[acyl-carrier-protein] synthase family protein: MTTRRVVITGLGLVSPLGRDVKKSWDALVAGECGIRKIAEHPDPRIPVHVAGECLDFDPERVTEKKKLREGGRFIHMTVDAADQAVTHAGLDAKALERAAVMIGVGMGSMRHIEDATRTIDQKGPRRVSPYLVPAMVGNLAAGQVAIRFGCRGPNMSTTAACTSGAMGIGEAMWMIRNGRCDVALAGGAESSVDAVALAGFASLRAVSKEEDPAAASCPYDTRRNGFVLGEAAAVIAIEELEHAKKRGANILAELRGYATLTDAFHIASPAPDGVGLQLAIEETLRDARIPADAIGYVNGHATSTPVGDEIEAQVLARVLPGVAVSSTKGATGHALGGAGAVEAVFSTLALRDGSLPPTLHLEDPDPATAGLDLIRGETRQKKVDAVMSVSSGFGGSNAGLVIARL; this comes from the coding sequence ATGACGACACGGCGCGTGGTGATCACCGGACTGGGGCTCGTGAGCCCTCTCGGACGGGACGTGAAGAAGTCCTGGGACGCCCTGGTGGCGGGGGAGTGCGGCATCCGGAAGATCGCCGAGCACCCCGACCCGCGCATCCCCGTGCACGTGGCGGGGGAGTGTCTCGACTTCGATCCCGAGCGCGTGACCGAGAAGAAGAAGCTCCGCGAGGGCGGCCGCTTCATCCACATGACCGTCGACGCGGCCGACCAGGCGGTCACCCACGCGGGCCTCGACGCGAAGGCGCTCGAGCGCGCCGCTGTGATGATCGGCGTCGGCATGGGCTCGATGCGGCACATCGAGGACGCGACCCGCACCATCGACCAGAAGGGCCCGCGCCGGGTCTCTCCTTACCTCGTGCCCGCGATGGTCGGGAACCTCGCGGCGGGGCAGGTCGCGATCCGCTTCGGCTGCCGCGGCCCGAACATGTCGACCACCGCCGCGTGCACCAGCGGCGCCATGGGCATCGGCGAGGCGATGTGGATGATCCGCAACGGTCGTTGCGACGTCGCGCTCGCGGGCGGCGCCGAGTCCTCCGTGGACGCGGTCGCGCTCGCCGGCTTCGCGTCGCTCCGGGCCGTCAGCAAGGAGGAGGACCCCGCGGCGGCCAGCTGCCCGTACGACACGCGCCGGAACGGCTTCGTGCTCGGCGAGGCGGCCGCGGTGATCGCCATTGAGGAGCTCGAGCACGCGAAGAAGCGCGGCGCGAACATCCTCGCCGAGCTGCGCGGCTACGCGACCCTGACCGACGCCTTCCACATCGCGAGCCCGGCGCCCGACGGCGTCGGCCTCCAGCTCGCCATCGAGGAGACCCTGCGCGACGCCCGGATCCCCGCCGACGCCATCGGCTACGTCAACGGGCACGCCACCAGCACCCCGGTCGGCGACGAGATCGAAGCGCAGGTCCTCGCCCGCGTGCTGCCCGGTGTCGCCGTCTCGAGCACCAAGGGCGCCACCGGTCACGCCCTCGGCGGCGCGGGCGCGGTCGAGGCGGTCTTCAGCACCCTCGCGCTGCGCGACGGTTCGCTCCCGCCCACGCTCCACCTCGAAGACCCCGACCCGGCCACCGCCGGCCTCGACCTCATCCGCGGCGAGACCCGCCAGAAGAAGGTCGACGCGGTCATGAGCGTCTCCAGCGGCTTCGGCGGCAGCAACGCCGGCCTCGTCATCGCGCGCCTCTGA
- a CDS encoding TlpA disulfide reductase family protein: MTAALLFVGCGEEGPAPAPPSRVVAVAAEAPETESLCDATPNTRLALPPLAEGQTAPSVEGRRWVNVWATWCRPCVEEMPLLERFSERLAEDGAPTTLSFVSADRDDESVARFRQSHGDMPESLRVSDPAAVAVWGATLGLGEAASLPLHVLTDEDGRVVCARAGAVSEDDYEAVRAVLR; encoded by the coding sequence GTGACCGCCGCCCTCCTCTTCGTCGGCTGCGGCGAAGAGGGCCCCGCCCCCGCCCCACCCTCGCGCGTGGTCGCGGTGGCGGCGGAGGCGCCCGAGACCGAGAGCTTGTGTGACGCGACGCCGAACACGCGGCTCGCCCTGCCTCCGCTCGCGGAGGGTCAGACGGCGCCGTCGGTGGAGGGCCGCCGCTGGGTCAACGTCTGGGCGACCTGGTGCCGGCCGTGCGTCGAGGAGATGCCGCTCCTCGAGCGGTTCTCGGAGCGCCTCGCCGAAGACGGCGCGCCGACCACCCTGAGCTTCGTCAGCGCCGATCGCGACGACGAGAGCGTCGCGCGTTTTCGCCAGAGCCACGGCGACATGCCCGAGAGCCTGCGCGTGTCCGACCCCGCCGCGGTCGCGGTCTGGGGCGCCACCCTCGGCCTTGGGGAAGCGGCTTCGCTCCCCCTCCACGTCCTGACCGACGAAGACGGCCGCGTGGTCTGCGCCCGCGCAGGCGCCGTCTCCGAAGACGACTACGAAGCCGTCCGCGCCGTCCTGCGCTAG
- a CDS encoding PIN domain-containing protein, whose protein sequence is MILADTGFFVALVVRSDAHHRAAVAAAEKYGAEGFLTTWPVLTETTHLIQRTSGPDLVRAFVESIHDGAASIFDISVSHLERVAALMRKYRDLPMDLADASLVICAEERDDGRILSTDARDFGAYRFKRRKPFRNLLAK, encoded by the coding sequence GTGATCCTGGCCGACACCGGGTTCTTCGTCGCGCTGGTCGTGCGCAGCGACGCCCATCACCGCGCCGCCGTCGCGGCCGCCGAGAAGTATGGCGCGGAGGGGTTTCTCACCACGTGGCCGGTCCTCACGGAGACGACTCACCTCATCCAGCGGACGTCTGGCCCGGACCTCGTCCGAGCGTTCGTGGAGAGCATTCATGATGGGGCCGCGAGCATCTTCGACATCTCGGTCTCGCACCTCGAGAGGGTCGCCGCGCTCATGCGCAAGTATCGCGACCTCCCGATGGACCTCGCGGACGCTTCGCTCGTGATCTGTGCGGAAGAGCGAGACGATGGGCGCATCCTCTCGACGGACGCGCGGGACTTCGGCGCCTATCGCTTCAAGCGGCGAAAGCCGTTCCGCAACCTGCTGGCCAAGTGA